In the Candidatus Bathyarchaeia archaeon genome, one interval contains:
- the meaB gene encoding methylmalonyl Co-A mutase-associated GTPase MeaB yields the protein MTQTSDVSRLVQGVFHGEKRAIAKTISIIENNEPGAQKIISLIYPKTGKAHIIGITGPPGAGKSTLVEKLAKELRNRKKTVGIIAVDPTSPFTGGAFLGDRVRMQDLSLDDGVYIRSMATRNHPGGLARTTKDAVHVLDAAGKDVIIVETVGAGQSEVEVVKIAQTIVVVLAPGLGDDIQAIKAGQMEIGDIFVVNKGDRENADKAVSDIEAAMELDTQDKGWKPLVLKASALTGEGIGEFVENIEKHRAYLKKGALDMQRKANAEIELIEALKQKITQTIIQDLRQKGKWVQTAEKVMAREIDPYSAADTLLKRKTKT from the coding sequence TTGACTCAGACGAGTGATGTTTCAAGGCTTGTCCAAGGCGTGTTTCATGGCGAAAAGAGAGCCATAGCCAAGACCATCAGCATAATTGAAAACAACGAGCCTGGAGCTCAAAAGATCATCTCGCTCATCTATCCAAAAACAGGAAAAGCCCACATAATCGGCATCACTGGCCCGCCTGGCGCTGGAAAAAGCACACTAGTCGAGAAACTAGCAAAGGAACTGCGCAACAGAAAGAAAACCGTGGGCATAATCGCCGTTGATCCCACAAGTCCTTTCACAGGCGGTGCCTTTCTAGGCGACAGAGTCAGAATGCAGGATCTAAGCCTAGATGACGGCGTATACATACGAAGCATGGCAACTCGAAACCATCCAGGCGGGTTGGCAAGGACAACTAAAGATGCAGTCCACGTTTTGGATGCGGCTGGCAAAGATGTAATAATAGTTGAAACTGTCGGCGCAGGACAGTCTGAGGTTGAAGTTGTTAAAATTGCTCAGACAATCGTTGTGGTTCTAGCTCCAGGTTTAGGCGATGACATTCAGGCAATCAAGGCAGGGCAGATGGAGATAGGTGACATCTTCGTAGTAAACAAGGGCGACCGAGAAAACGCTGACAAAGCTGTGAGCGACATAGAAGCTGCCATGGAGCTGGACACGCAAGACAAAGGATGGAAACCTCTTGTCCTCAAGGCATCAGCATTAACAGGCGAAGGAATAGGAGAGTTCGTGGAAAACATCGAGAAACACCGCGCCTACTTGAAAAAAGGCGCTCTCGACATGCAGCGCAAAGCCAACGCTGAAATAGAATTAATCGAAGCCTTAAAACAGAAAATCACACAAACAATCATCCAAGACCTCCGCCAGAAAGGCAAGTGGGTTCAAACTGCTGAAAAAGTGATGGCTCGTGAAATCGACCCATACTCCGCCGCTGACACTCTGCTGAAACGTAAGACAAAGACTTGA
- a CDS encoding cobalamin B12-binding domain-containing protein, with protein MKEKKIRVLVAKPGLDSHDRGAKIVARALRDAGMEVIYTGLRQTPEQIVETALQEDVDVIGLSILSGAHTTLFPKVMQLLKKKGMSDVMVFAGGIIPEEDIPALKKIGIKEVFGPGTTTSTLVEYVRKGVPK; from the coding sequence ATAAAGGAGAAGAAGATACGCGTCCTAGTTGCAAAACCAGGGTTGGACAGCCATGACAGGGGCGCCAAGATAGTTGCCCGAGCTTTGCGAGACGCTGGAATGGAAGTTATCTACACCGGGTTAAGGCAAACACCTGAACAGATCGTTGAGACCGCGTTGCAGGAAGACGTGGACGTAATCGGCTTGAGCATTCTGAGCGGCGCCCACACAACTCTATTTCCAAAAGTAATGCAGTTACTCAAGAAGAAGGGCATGAGCGATGTAATGGTCTTTGCAGGCGGCATCATACCAGAAGAGGACATTCCGGCACTAAAGAAAATAGGAATAAAAGAAGTATTTGGACCCGGAACCACAACGTCAACTCTGGTTGAGTATGTAAGAAAAGGCGTGCCAAAATAG